Within Paeniglutamicibacter psychrophenolicus, the genomic segment ATCTCGCGCGGCTGGATTCCCAGGAGGCCGGCAGCCTCGGCCAGGCTGCCGGCCGGTGGGCGGGAAACGACTTCGACATCAAGTCCACGTGCCGATGCGTCATTCATCATCCGTTCCACACCTGCCGGCAGCTGATCCGACATCTTGCCTAGGCCTCCCGGCTCAGCAGCAGGGCATCGCCCTGGCCGCCGCCGCCGCACAGACTGACGGCGGTCTTGCCGGACCCGCGGCGCTTGAGTTCAAGTGCCGCGGTCAGGGCCAAGCGGGCGCCGGAAGCGCCGATCGGGTGGCCGAGCGCAATCGCACCGCCGTGGATGTTGGTCTTTTCCAGCGGGTAGTCCAGGTCCTTCAGCGACTGGCAGGCCACAGCGCCGAAGGCCTCGTTGATCTCAATGAAATCAAGATCCGAGGTGGTCCAGCCCTGGGTCTTCAGCGCGGCGGCAATCGAGTGCGACGGCTGGGAATGCAGTGAGTTGTCGGGGCCGGCGACCTGGCCGGCCGCCCCGATGGTCGCCAGGACCTCCAGGTTGTGCGAATCGGCGTATGCGCGCGAGGTGACGATGACCGCTGCGGCCCCGTCCGACAGGGGAGAGGAGTTGCCGGCGGTAATGCTGCCGTCCTTGGCGAAGGCCGGGCGCAACCCGGCCAAGGTTTCGACGGTCGTGTTCGACCGGATGCCCTCATCGGTGTCGACTACCAAGGCATCGCCCTTGCGCTGCGGGATGCTGACCGGCACGATCTCCTCGGCAAAGACGCCCGATTCGACGGCGGCTGCGGCACGCTGGTGCGATGCCGCGGCAACCTCGTCCTGCTGGAGTCGCGTCAGGCCCAGTTCGGTGTTCTTGGTTTCGGTGCTCACACCCATCGAGTTCCCGTCGAAGGCGTCGGTCAGCCCGTCGTTGGCGACAGAGTCGATTGCGGTGATGTTCCCGTAGGTCCAGCCCTTGCGTGAACCCGGCAGCAGGTGCGGGGTCTGCGACATGGATTCCTGGCCGCCGGCAACCACAACGTCGGCATCGCCCACGCGGATCAGCCGCGCCGCATCGGTGACGGCTGCGAGTCCGGAGAGGCAGACCTTGTTCAGCGTGGTGGCATTGACGTCCCAGCCGATCCCGGCCGCGATCGAGCTCTGGCGGGCAGGGTTCTGGCCGCAGCCGGCCTGGACCACATGCCCCATGATGACAGCCTGCACGTCTCCGACCGCGACGCCCGAGCGTTCCAGTGCCCCGCGGATGGCGGCGGCACCTAGGTCAACGGCACTGAGGGTGGAGAGCTGGCCATTGAGGCGGCCGAAGGGGGTGCGCGCTCCGGCGACTATGACTGCGTCTCGTGGTGAGGACATGATTGCTGATCTCGCTTTCGGGGGTTGCGGTGAAACAACTGCTACCTCTACGCTAGCGCGCTGTGGCTTGGACCACAGGACTTCTACCCAACAGTGATGGAAATCTCATCGAAATCGGCTGCTGGGGTGCCGGGTTGCACGCAAGCCGATGGACATGGTAAGTCGCATGGTGTAGCGTGGAGATTTGCGTCTTCTCTTTTCATCTCCGGCCTTCATATAGCGGTGGGCCTGCTCAGCGGTGCTGTAAACAGTGAAACTGTTCACAGAGAGACGACGCCGGAAACCTGACGGTCTGTGGAAGGATCCATCTTGGTCGCCTCGAGCACCTCTAACAACCAAACCGCTAGTTCGGCCCGC encodes:
- a CDS encoding acetyl-CoA C-acetyltransferase codes for the protein MSSPRDAVIVAGARTPFGRLNGQLSTLSAVDLGAAAIRGALERSGVAVGDVQAVIMGHVVQAGCGQNPARQSSIAAGIGWDVNATTLNKVCLSGLAAVTDAARLIRVGDADVVVAGGQESMSQTPHLLPGSRKGWTYGNITAIDSVANDGLTDAFDGNSMGVSTETKNTELGLTRLQQDEVAAASHQRAAAAVESGVFAEEIVPVSIPQRKGDALVVDTDEGIRSNTTVETLAGLRPAFAKDGSITAGNSSPLSDGAAAVIVTSRAYADSHNLEVLATIGAAGQVAGPDNSLHSQPSHSIAAALKTQGWTTSDLDFIEINEAFGAVACQSLKDLDYPLEKTNIHGGAIALGHPIGASGARLALTAALELKRRGSGKTAVSLCGGGGQGDALLLSREA